Proteins co-encoded in one Kribbella solani genomic window:
- a CDS encoding LCP family protein — protein MPKLLGLTLVGALLPGVGLIIGGRRRLGAFVLTVFLGLVGLGVYVGLTRRDEVLAAAVVPSRLLQTSILIGVLAMLWIVVIVASHRSLRPATGSAGGRVLGAAFVGLLCFAVAAPSAIGVQTVLAQRTLVQDVFQGQEESKSATRPATVNVKDPWEDRPRLNLLLLGGDDAPDREGVRTDTVIVASIDTKTGNTALISLPRNLTFMPFPADSPLARFYPNGFGKEGLSLDGRLEWMLTAMYQNIPDAHPGILGPSDNEGADVLKESVGEATGLKLDYYLQVNLRSFPEIVDALGGITVNVNERVAMGGVSSSHIPPKEWIEPGPKQHLDGRHALWFARGRYGADDDQRQVRQRCVIKSIVDAADPQTLVTKYKAIAKAGRHLLRTDIPQELLPALVELGLKVKSGTVSNVTLDPEKLRLKYLHPDYKALRETVQTALESAPPPATSTPVAPKPTTTRKPVTATSTPTSPPGPTQDLADACAYHPNGDQPN, from the coding sequence ATGCCAAAGCTTTTGGGGTTGACCCTGGTCGGCGCACTGCTTCCGGGGGTTGGGCTGATCATCGGCGGTCGCCGGCGGTTGGGTGCGTTCGTGCTCACCGTGTTCCTCGGGCTGGTCGGGCTCGGCGTGTACGTCGGGCTGACCCGGCGCGACGAGGTGCTCGCGGCCGCGGTGGTACCGAGCCGGCTGCTGCAGACGTCGATCCTGATCGGCGTCCTCGCGATGCTCTGGATCGTGGTCATCGTCGCCTCGCACCGTTCGTTGCGTCCGGCAACGGGAAGCGCCGGCGGCCGGGTCCTCGGCGCGGCGTTCGTCGGGTTGCTGTGTTTCGCGGTCGCGGCGCCGTCGGCGATCGGCGTCCAGACCGTGCTGGCCCAGCGGACGCTCGTGCAGGACGTCTTCCAGGGGCAGGAGGAGAGCAAGAGCGCGACCCGGCCGGCGACCGTGAACGTCAAGGACCCGTGGGAGGACCGGCCGCGGCTGAACCTGCTGCTGCTCGGCGGCGACGACGCGCCGGACCGCGAAGGGGTGCGGACGGACACGGTGATCGTCGCGAGCATCGACACGAAGACCGGTAACACCGCGCTGATCTCGCTGCCACGGAACCTGACCTTCATGCCGTTCCCGGCCGACTCGCCGCTGGCCAGGTTCTACCCGAACGGTTTCGGCAAGGAAGGGCTCAGCCTGGACGGGCGGCTGGAGTGGATGCTGACGGCGATGTACCAGAACATCCCGGACGCGCATCCCGGCATTCTCGGCCCGTCGGACAATGAGGGCGCGGACGTACTGAAGGAGTCGGTCGGCGAAGCGACCGGGCTGAAGCTGGACTACTACCTCCAGGTCAACCTGCGCAGTTTCCCGGAGATCGTGGACGCGCTCGGCGGGATCACCGTGAACGTCAACGAGCGGGTCGCGATGGGCGGGGTCAGCAGTTCGCACATCCCGCCGAAGGAATGGATCGAGCCCGGCCCGAAGCAGCACCTCGACGGCCGGCACGCGCTGTGGTTCGCTCGCGGCCGGTACGGCGCCGACGACGACCAGCGGCAGGTCCGGCAGCGCTGCGTCATCAAGAGCATCGTCGACGCGGCGGACCCGCAGACGCTCGTCACCAAGTACAAGGCGATCGCGAAGGCCGGCCGGCACCTGCTCCGTACCGACATCCCGCAGGAACTGCTGCCGGCGCTGGTCGAGCTCGGGCTGAAGGTGAAGTCCGGCACGGTGTCGAACGTGACGCTGGATCCGGAGAAGTTGCGCCTGAAGTACTTGCACCCGGATTACAAGGCGCTCCGCGAGACCGTACAGACCGCACTGGAATCGGCGCCGCCGCCCGCGACCAGTACACCGGTGGCACCCAAGCCCACCACCACTCGCAAACCGGTCACCGCGACCAGCACCCCGACGTCACCCCCGGGTCCCACCCAGGACCTCGCCGACGCCTGCGCCTACCACCCGAACGGCGACCAGCCGAACTAG
- a CDS encoding NAD-dependent epimerase/dehydratase family protein, protein MRILMLGGNGFVGRAIVADALAHGAEVTSFSRGQSGPLPAGVTELVGDRSTGDYTALRTGEWDAVVDLSAYRTRDVDQAMDVLGDRVGRYVFVSSHAVYARDLPPGTDETAPRRDPMRDAEELTNETYGPCKVACEDDVVERYGTRATLVRPGRVTGPGDSSDTVLYWIRRGARGGRVALPTKPEHPLQLIDSRDVGRLVVQLIADGRDGAFNAIGPESTLAELIEVAAELAGTTVELVPVPRDAVPEWFPLVEAETEWNARRRNPAKAQAAGMPVTPLRQTVADVLDWDQGTAELTVGLTPEQEEELLSGL, encoded by the coding sequence GTGCGGATACTGATGCTGGGTGGAAACGGGTTTGTCGGGCGCGCGATCGTGGCGGACGCGCTGGCACACGGGGCCGAGGTGACGTCGTTCAGCCGCGGGCAGAGCGGGCCGCTGCCGGCCGGGGTGACGGAGCTGGTCGGCGACCGGTCGACCGGCGACTACACCGCGCTGCGGACCGGCGAGTGGGACGCGGTGGTCGACCTGAGCGCGTACCGCACTCGCGACGTCGACCAGGCGATGGACGTACTCGGCGATCGGGTCGGGCGGTACGTGTTCGTGTCGAGCCACGCGGTGTACGCGCGTGACCTCCCGCCGGGTACCGACGAGACCGCGCCGCGACGTGACCCGATGCGCGATGCGGAGGAGTTGACCAACGAGACCTACGGGCCGTGCAAGGTGGCGTGTGAGGACGACGTGGTCGAGCGGTACGGCACCCGGGCGACGCTGGTACGCCCCGGCCGGGTGACCGGACCGGGTGACTCGTCGGACACGGTGCTGTACTGGATCCGGCGTGGTGCGCGGGGTGGGCGGGTCGCGCTGCCGACGAAGCCGGAGCACCCGTTGCAGTTGATCGACAGCCGGGATGTCGGGCGGCTGGTCGTGCAGCTGATCGCGGATGGACGGGACGGTGCCTTCAATGCGATCGGCCCGGAGTCGACTCTCGCGGAGCTGATCGAGGTCGCGGCCGAGTTGGCGGGTACGACGGTTGAGCTCGTACCTGTTCCCAGGGATGCCGTGCCGGAGTGGTTCCCGCTCGTCGAGGCAGAGACCGAGTGGAACGCCCGCCGACGCAACCCGGCGAAGGCCCAGGCGGCCGGGATGCCGGTCACGCCGCTGCGGCAGACGGTCGCCGATGTACTCGACTGGGATCAAGGCACAGCGGAGCTGACCGTCGGCCTGACCCCAGAGCAAGAAGAAGAGCTTCTCTCTGGTCTTTAG